One Fundulus heteroclitus isolate FHET01 chromosome 1, MU-UCD_Fhet_4.1, whole genome shotgun sequence genomic window carries:
- the tmem9 gene encoding transmembrane protein 9 has protein sequence MSPCRAGSWMSAAAAVTVFLLGAAGFAEAKNFEDVRCKCICPPYRNISGNIYNINVTQKDCNCLHVVDPMPVPGHDVEAYCLLCECKYEERSSNTIKVTIIMYLSVVGALLLYMLFLLLVDPLIRKHDPYIQPLHNEEDSEEMRPRADPGLARGNTVLERVEGAQQRWKKQVQEQRKTVFDRHKLLS, from the exons ATGTCGCCTTGTAGAGCAGGATCCTGGATGTCTGCTGCTGCCGCAGTGACCGTGTTTCTGTTGGGTGCGGCGGGTTTTGCAGAAGCCAAG AACTTTGAGGATGTCCGCTGTAAGTGCATCTGCCCACCATACAGGAACATCTCTGGAAACATCTATAACATAAACGTCACCCAGAAAGATTG CAACTGCCTCCATGTGGTGGATCCCATGCCAGTTCCTGGCCACGATGTCGAAGCTTACTGCCTGCTGTGTGAGTGCAAGTACGAGGAGCGAAGCAGCAACACCATAAAG GTGACCATCATCATGTACCTGTCCGTCGTCGGGGCTCTGCTTCTCTAcatgctgtttctgctgctggttgATCCGCTTATCCGCAAACACGACCCCTACATTCAGCCTCTGCACAACGAGGAGGACTCGGAG GAGATGCGTCCCCGCGCAGACCCCGGGCTGGCCAGAGGAAACACGGTGCTGGAGCGGGTTGAAGGGGCACAGCAGCGCTGGAAGAAGCAGGTGCAGGAGCAGCGCAAGACTGTTTTTGACCGCCACAAGCTGCTGAGTTAA